One genomic segment of Flexivirga aerilata includes these proteins:
- the ribD gene encoding bifunctional diaminohydroxyphosphoribosylaminopyrimidine deaminase/5-amino-6-(5-phosphoribosylamino)uracil reductase RibD — translation MTTTETFVREAISLATRGPSVDPNPRVGCVLVRDGAVIGRGWHRGAGTPHAEIAALADAGDATGATAYVTLEPCAHVGRTGACADALADAGVARVVFAQSDPNPIARGGAEVLRSHGIEVYAGALAGEAAALNAHWTFSVTHGRPWVTWKFAATLDGYSAAADGTSMWITGPQARADVHRLRATAGAIAAGTGTVLADDPQLAVRGSDGEPASHQPLRVIIGEREIPAASRVLDDAAPTVHLRTHDPERVLKELHDRGIHHLFLEGGPTLGAAFVAAGLVDEVVAYLAPTLLGAGSSAVGALGIETLADAVSLRLHDLTRVGDDVRLTYRRK, via the coding sequence ATGACGACAACCGAAACCTTTGTCCGCGAAGCGATTTCGCTTGCCACCCGCGGTCCCTCCGTCGACCCCAACCCGCGCGTCGGCTGTGTCCTGGTGCGCGACGGCGCGGTCATCGGCCGTGGCTGGCACCGGGGCGCTGGCACGCCGCACGCCGAGATCGCCGCCCTCGCCGACGCCGGCGACGCGACTGGGGCCACCGCCTACGTCACCCTCGAGCCGTGCGCGCACGTCGGCCGCACCGGCGCCTGCGCCGACGCCCTCGCCGACGCAGGGGTGGCGCGCGTCGTCTTCGCCCAGAGCGACCCCAACCCGATCGCCCGGGGTGGCGCGGAGGTGCTGCGCAGCCACGGCATCGAGGTGTATGCCGGCGCCCTCGCCGGCGAGGCGGCCGCCCTCAACGCGCACTGGACGTTCTCGGTCACCCACGGACGCCCCTGGGTGACCTGGAAGTTCGCCGCGACGCTCGACGGTTATTCGGCTGCGGCCGACGGCACCAGCATGTGGATCACCGGGCCGCAGGCGCGGGCCGACGTGCACCGGCTGCGCGCGACGGCCGGCGCGATCGCCGCCGGCACCGGCACCGTGCTCGCCGACGACCCGCAGCTGGCCGTGCGGGGCTCCGACGGGGAGCCGGCGTCGCACCAGCCGTTGCGCGTGATCATCGGAGAGCGTGAGATCCCAGCAGCCTCAAGGGTGCTCGACGATGCCGCCCCGACGGTGCACCTGCGCACCCATGACCCGGAGCGCGTCCTGAAGGAACTGCACGACCGCGGCATCCACCACCTCTTCCTCGAGGGCGGACCGACGCTCGGCGCAGCCTTCGTCGCCGCCGGCCTGGTCGACGAGGTGGTGGCCTATCTCGCGCCCACACTGCTCGGTGCCGGCAGCAGCGCGGTCGGCGCGCTGGGCATCGAGACCCTCGCCGACGCAGTCTCCCTGCGACTGCACGACCTCACCCGCGTCGGCGACGACGTGCGGCTGACCTATCGGAGGAAATGA
- a CDS encoding nicotinamide mononucleotide transporter family protein, with translation MNVFERLYDASITIGGHGITWREIVGNLFGLASAIGGMRRKVWAWPIGIIGNALLFTVFFALGFTAHGGQVMFGQAGRQVFFILTSLYGWMLWHRNRRGRADDAPAVQPRWATMTERAGYIGFWIVGVLVCQWLFRVIGVGWNPPDFYYWADAWIFVGSIVATFAMARGWVDFWLAWLAVDLVGVPELIHFQYYPSAALYAIYAAFVVWGFFVWLRISRAKGRTTEPTGQVVPS, from the coding sequence ATGAACGTCTTCGAGCGGCTCTACGACGCGTCGATCACCATCGGCGGCCATGGCATCACCTGGCGCGAGATCGTCGGCAACCTCTTCGGGCTCGCCTCGGCGATCGGCGGCATGCGCCGCAAGGTCTGGGCCTGGCCGATCGGCATCATCGGCAACGCACTGCTTTTCACCGTCTTCTTCGCGCTCGGCTTCACCGCGCACGGCGGTCAGGTGATGTTCGGCCAGGCCGGCCGGCAGGTCTTCTTCATCCTCACCTCGCTCTACGGCTGGATGCTGTGGCACCGCAACCGCCGCGGCCGCGCCGACGATGCCCCGGCGGTGCAGCCGCGGTGGGCGACCATGACCGAACGCGCCGGTTACATCGGCTTCTGGATCGTCGGAGTCCTGGTCTGCCAGTGGCTCTTCCGTGTCATCGGGGTCGGCTGGAACCCGCCCGACTTCTACTACTGGGCCGACGCCTGGATCTTCGTCGGCTCCATCGTCGCGACCTTCGCGATGGCCCGCGGCTGGGTCGACTTCTGGCTGGCCTGGCTGGCCGTCGACCTGGTCGGCGTGCCGGAGCTGATCCACTTCCAGTACTACCCCTCGGCGGCGCTCTACGCGATCTACGCGGCGTTCGTCGTCTGGGGTTTCTTCGTCTGGCTGCGGATCAGCCGGGCGAAGGGCAGGACGACCGAACCGACCGGGCAGGTGGTGCCGTCATGA
- the def gene encoding peptide deformylase codes for MSVTPIRLYGDPVLRTPAAPVVDFDKELRTLVKDLTDTMMHAPGAGLAAPQLGVGLRVFTYYIDGELGHLVNPDLDLSAEQQVDDEGCLSIPDFAWPTPRALRAVAQGFDMYGEPLTIEGSHLMARCIQHETDHLDGILFIDRLDKEQRKLALKEIRAAEWAGLPGPIVRDSPHANPTFEG; via the coding sequence ATGTCTGTGACCCCGATCCGGCTCTACGGAGACCCGGTGCTGCGCACGCCCGCCGCGCCCGTCGTCGACTTCGACAAGGAGTTGCGCACCCTCGTCAAGGACCTCACCGACACGATGATGCACGCCCCGGGCGCGGGGCTCGCGGCGCCGCAGCTCGGCGTCGGGCTGCGGGTCTTCACCTACTACATCGACGGCGAGCTCGGTCACCTCGTCAACCCCGACCTCGACCTGTCGGCCGAGCAGCAGGTCGACGACGAGGGTTGTCTGTCGATCCCCGACTTCGCGTGGCCGACGCCGCGCGCGCTGCGCGCGGTCGCCCAGGGTTTCGACATGTATGGCGAACCGCTCACGATCGAGGGCAGCCACCTGATGGCGCGCTGCATCCAGCACGAGACTGACCACCTCGACGGCATTCTCTTCATCGACCGGCTCGACAAGGAGCAGCGCAAGCTGGCGCTGAAGGAGATCCGCGCCGCCGAGTGGGCCGGCTTGCCGGGCCCGATCGTCCGCGACAGCCCGCACGCCAACCCGACCTTCGAGGGCTGA
- the metK gene encoding methionine adenosyltransferase produces MARLFTSESVTEGHPDKICDQISDSILDAMLAEDPSSRVAVETMVTTGLVHVAGEVRTNSYVPIAKLVRDTIVEVGYDSSLKGFDGHSCGVSISIGEQSPDIAQGVDTAHEHRTEGGTDQRDSQGAGDQGLMFGYACSDTAELMPLPIFLAHRLSERLTSVRKSGELAYLRPDGKTQVTIGYDGDKAVRLDTVVLSTQHAPNISLDGMLEPDIDTHVIKPVLEELAASGNTLDTSGYRKLINPTGVFEIGGPMGDAGLTGRKIIVDTYGGMARHGGGAFSGKDPSKVDRSAAYAMRWVAKNVVAAGLADRCEVQVAYAIGKAQPVGLYVETFGTETAPLDKIQAAINEVFDLRPAAIVEELDLLRPIYKPTAAYGHFGRTKADGVENAFTWERTDKVEDLQRAVKG; encoded by the coding sequence GTGGCACGACTCTTCACGTCCGAATCCGTCACCGAGGGACACCCCGACAAGATCTGCGACCAGATCAGCGACTCCATCCTCGACGCGATGCTCGCCGAGGACCCGAGCTCCCGCGTCGCCGTCGAGACGATGGTGACCACCGGTCTGGTGCACGTCGCCGGTGAGGTCCGGACGAACAGCTACGTGCCGATCGCCAAGCTGGTGCGCGACACGATCGTCGAGGTCGGCTACGACTCGTCGCTCAAGGGCTTCGACGGCCACTCCTGCGGCGTGTCGATCTCCATCGGCGAGCAGTCGCCCGACATCGCCCAGGGCGTCGACACCGCCCACGAGCACCGCACCGAGGGCGGCACCGACCAGCGCGACAGCCAGGGTGCCGGCGACCAGGGCCTGATGTTCGGCTACGCCTGCTCGGACACCGCCGAGCTGATGCCGCTGCCGATCTTCCTGGCCCACCGCCTCTCCGAGCGGCTCACCAGCGTCCGCAAGAGCGGCGAGCTGGCCTACCTGCGTCCGGACGGCAAGACCCAGGTCACCATCGGGTATGACGGCGACAAGGCGGTCCGCCTCGACACCGTGGTGCTGTCCACCCAGCACGCGCCCAACATCTCCCTCGACGGGATGCTCGAGCCGGACATCGACACCCACGTCATCAAGCCCGTCCTCGAGGAGCTCGCCGCGAGCGGCAACACCCTCGACACCTCGGGCTACCGCAAGCTGATCAACCCGACCGGCGTCTTCGAGATCGGCGGCCCGATGGGCGACGCCGGCCTCACCGGCCGCAAGATCATCGTCGACACCTACGGCGGCATGGCCCGCCACGGCGGTGGCGCCTTCTCCGGCAAGGACCCCTCGAAGGTGGACCGCTCGGCGGCATACGCCATGCGCTGGGTCGCCAAGAACGTCGTCGCCGCCGGCCTCGCCGACCGCTGCGAGGTGCAGGTCGCCTACGCGATCGGCAAGGCGCAGCCGGTGGGCCTGTATGTCGAGACCTTCGGCACCGAGACCGCGCCCCTGGACAAGATCCAGGCCGCGATCAACGAGGTCTTCGACCTGCGCCCGGCCGCGATCGTGGAGGAGCTGGACCTGCTCCGCCCGATCTACAAGCCGACCGCCGCCTACGGTCACTTCGGCCGCACCAAGGCCGACGGTGTCGAGAACGCCTTCACCTGGGAGCGCACCGACAAGGTCGAGGACCTGCAGCGCGCCGTCAAGGGCTGA
- the fmt gene encoding methionyl-tRNA formyltransferase yields the protein MRLVFAGTPEVALPALRAVADSAHELVAVVTRPDARAGRGRGLRPSPVKELATELGVPVLTPRSAKDPGFAEELAALRPDACPVVAYGSLVPRAALAIPTHGWVNLHFSLLPAWRGAAPVQHAILHGDEVTGATTFLLEEGMDTGPVLGTMTETIRPTDTSGALLDRLADAGAGLLVASLDGLADGSITPVPQPADGVSMAPKITTEDAEIRWSAPAFAVDRRIRACTPAPGAWTTFRGERLKLGPVTAATDDAEKLAAGRLSAGKREVLVGTGTTPVVLGEVQPHGKKTMPAADWARGVRVDAGELLT from the coding sequence ATGCGTCTGGTCTTCGCCGGCACCCCCGAGGTCGCGCTGCCCGCCCTGCGCGCGGTCGCCGACTCCGCGCACGAACTCGTCGCGGTCGTGACCCGGCCCGACGCGCGCGCCGGACGCGGCCGCGGCCTGCGACCGTCACCGGTCAAGGAGCTCGCCACCGAGCTGGGGGTGCCGGTGCTCACGCCCCGCTCGGCGAAGGACCCCGGCTTCGCCGAGGAGCTGGCAGCGCTGCGGCCCGACGCGTGTCCCGTGGTCGCCTACGGGTCACTGGTGCCACGTGCGGCGCTCGCCATACCGACGCACGGGTGGGTCAACCTGCATTTCTCGCTGCTGCCCGCCTGGCGCGGTGCGGCTCCGGTGCAGCACGCGATCCTGCACGGTGACGAGGTCACCGGCGCGACGACCTTCCTGCTGGAGGAGGGCATGGACACCGGGCCGGTGCTCGGGACCATGACCGAGACGATCCGCCCCACCGACACCAGCGGTGCGCTGCTCGACCGGCTGGCCGACGCCGGAGCCGGTCTCCTGGTGGCCTCCCTCGACGGCCTCGCCGACGGATCGATCACCCCGGTCCCGCAACCGGCCGATGGCGTGTCGATGGCCCCCAAGATCACCACCGAGGATGCCGAAATCCGTTGGTCCGCACCGGCTTTCGCCGTCGACCGCCGCATCCGCGCGTGCACGCCCGCACCCGGAGCGTGGACGACCTTCCGCGGAGAACGGTTGAAGCTGGGGCCGGTCACGGCCGCCACGGACGATGCCGAGAAGCTCGCAGCCGGGAGGCTCTCGGCCGGCAAGCGCGAGGTGCTGGTCGGCACCGGGACGACCCCGGTGGTGCTCGGCGAGGTGCAGCCGCACGGCAAGAAGACGATGCCGGCGGCGGACTGGGCGCGGGGTGTGCGGGTGGACGCGGGAGAATTGCTGACATGA
- a CDS encoding HAD-IA family hydrolase, whose translation MTDQQTADRGDRPNLDPAPVDAVVFDLGNVLIRWDPLPAIAAGVGPERARHFLHDSGFDFASWNLAQDAGRSFADGEADAIAKHPELADEIRSYRANFEHALRGPVDGTVAILKQLHAADVPLFALTNWPEETFPIALDRFDFLDYFEDIVVSGEEGVAKPDPEIFEVLEERVRHVGGLDDCIFIDDSLANVQAAAVAGMDAIAFTSPEELRADLLVRGLPVGQE comes from the coding sequence GTGACAGACCAGCAGACCGCCGACCGCGGCGACCGGCCGAACCTCGACCCGGCGCCCGTCGACGCCGTCGTCTTCGACCTCGGCAACGTGCTGATCCGGTGGGACCCGCTGCCGGCGATCGCCGCCGGTGTCGGCCCCGAGCGGGCCCGCCATTTCCTGCACGATTCCGGTTTCGACTTCGCGTCGTGGAACCTCGCCCAGGACGCCGGCCGCAGCTTCGCCGACGGCGAAGCCGACGCGATCGCCAAGCATCCCGAGCTGGCCGACGAAATCCGTTCGTACCGAGCCAATTTCGAGCATGCGCTGCGCGGTCCGGTGGACGGAACCGTCGCCATACTCAAGCAGCTGCATGCGGCCGACGTGCCGTTGTTCGCGCTGACCAACTGGCCGGAGGAGACGTTCCCGATCGCGCTGGACCGCTTCGACTTCCTCGACTACTTCGAGGACATCGTGGTCTCCGGGGAGGAGGGCGTCGCCAAGCCGGACCCGGAGATCTTCGAGGTGCTCGAGGAGCGCGTGCGGCACGTCGGCGGCCTCGACGACTGCATCTTCATCGACGACAGCCTCGCCAACGTGCAGGCGGCCGCGGTCGCGGGCATGGACGCGATCGCCTTCACCTCGCCCGAGGAGCTGCGCGCCGACCTGCTGGTGCGCGGCCTGCCGGTCGGACAAGAGTAG
- a CDS encoding primosomal protein N' has translation MPDSDDAPHRATTEQLQLLHSAARPKQPAAETGDPAVQLPVARVVLDVPLPHLDRPFEYAVPADLAEAAQPGVRVKVRFAGKEAGGFVVARAETAEHVGRLTPLRRVVSPEPVLTPAVLDAARQVADHYAGPLADVLRLAVPPRHAAAEKALDAKDTPPFERPEVPDGVAWQRYPAGAAFLRRLADGGDPAASWLAAPSAQDAHDAQDWPAALAEAARATLSGGRGVLIVVPDHRDVDRVERALVAQLGEDGHVRLTAEQGPQARYTAWLKILRGHVRCVVGTRAAAWAPVRDLGLVACWDDGDDLLAEPRSPYAQTREVLRLRARREHAALLLGGFARSVAVQQWLDDGVVQSVESRPARGDLPRVIVAGDDVQVERAGAAAHAHLPPVAWSAAHEALRAGPVLVQVPRRGYLPTLRCAHCRTLARCGHCHGPLGLRSADGPPVCRWCGRVAEPWRCTECGADRLRAAVVGARRTAEELGRAFPGVEVVRSGAGEIVARVDSGPALVIATPGAEPVADGGYAATLLLDGWALLDRPALDAGEETLRRWLAAAALTRPSRAGGTVVVCGVATDAPQPAVESVVRWAPHTFAARELAERRELQLPPAQWVAALTGAIADLTAFADAVDHALPDGITVERLGPLPLDGGPGAPEGGARLLLRAPLAHGPAAARAVMAARAGRSARKTPGTVTVRVDPSGALL, from the coding sequence ATGCCCGACTCCGACGACGCGCCGCACCGGGCGACGACGGAGCAGCTCCAGCTGCTGCACTCGGCCGCCAGACCGAAGCAGCCGGCGGCCGAAACCGGTGACCCGGCAGTGCAATTGCCGGTCGCGCGCGTGGTCCTCGACGTGCCGCTGCCGCACCTGGACCGGCCGTTTGAATATGCCGTGCCCGCGGACCTCGCCGAGGCGGCGCAGCCGGGGGTGCGGGTCAAGGTGCGCTTCGCCGGCAAGGAGGCGGGCGGCTTCGTGGTCGCCCGCGCCGAGACCGCCGAGCACGTCGGCCGGCTGACCCCGCTGCGCCGGGTGGTGAGCCCGGAGCCGGTGCTGACCCCCGCCGTGCTCGACGCCGCCCGACAGGTGGCCGACCACTACGCCGGCCCGCTCGCCGACGTGCTGCGGCTCGCCGTGCCACCGCGTCACGCGGCGGCGGAGAAGGCCCTCGACGCCAAGGACACCCCGCCCTTCGAGCGACCTGAGGTGCCGGATGGCGTTGCGTGGCAACGCTATCCGGCCGGTGCCGCCTTCCTGCGCCGGTTGGCCGACGGTGGCGACCCGGCGGCCAGCTGGCTCGCCGCGCCGAGCGCGCAGGACGCCCACGACGCCCAGGACTGGCCCGCGGCGCTGGCCGAGGCCGCCCGGGCGACGCTCTCCGGCGGCCGCGGGGTGCTGATCGTCGTGCCCGACCACCGCGACGTCGACCGCGTCGAGCGCGCGCTTGTCGCGCAACTCGGCGAGGACGGGCACGTGCGGCTCACCGCCGAGCAGGGCCCGCAGGCGCGCTACACCGCGTGGCTGAAGATCCTGCGCGGCCACGTGCGTTGCGTGGTCGGCACTCGCGCCGCCGCGTGGGCGCCGGTGCGCGATCTCGGCCTGGTCGCGTGCTGGGACGACGGGGACGACCTGCTGGCCGAGCCGCGCTCGCCATACGCACAGACCAGGGAGGTGCTGCGCCTCCGCGCCCGGCGCGAGCACGCGGCGCTGTTGCTCGGCGGCTTCGCCCGATCGGTCGCGGTCCAGCAGTGGCTGGACGACGGCGTGGTGCAGTCGGTCGAGTCCCGGCCGGCCCGGGGCGATCTGCCGCGGGTGATCGTCGCGGGCGACGACGTGCAGGTGGAGCGGGCCGGTGCGGCCGCACACGCGCACCTGCCGCCGGTGGCGTGGTCGGCGGCGCACGAGGCGCTGCGGGCCGGTCCGGTGCTGGTGCAGGTGCCGCGCCGCGGCTACCTGCCCACGCTGCGCTGCGCCCACTGCCGCACCCTGGCGCGCTGCGGGCACTGCCACGGGCCGCTCGGCCTGCGCAGCGCCGACGGGCCCCCGGTGTGCCGGTGGTGCGGCCGGGTCGCGGAGCCCTGGCGCTGCACCGAGTGCGGGGCCGACCGGCTGCGCGCGGCCGTGGTCGGTGCCCGCCGCACCGCCGAGGAGCTGGGCCGGGCGTTCCCCGGCGTCGAGGTGGTGCGGTCCGGTGCCGGCGAGATCGTCGCGCGCGTCGACTCGGGCCCGGCGCTGGTGATCGCGACGCCGGGTGCGGAGCCGGTGGCCGACGGCGGGTATGCCGCAACGCTGCTGCTCGACGGCTGGGCGCTGCTCGACCGGCCCGCGCTGGACGCGGGGGAGGAGACGCTGCGCCGCTGGCTGGCGGCGGCCGCGCTCACCCGGCCCTCGCGAGCCGGGGGCACCGTGGTCGTCTGCGGGGTGGCGACCGACGCGCCCCAGCCCGCCGTGGAGTCGGTCGTGCGCTGGGCGCCCCACACCTTCGCGGCCCGCGAACTCGCCGAGCGGCGCGAGCTGCAGCTGCCTCCGGCGCAGTGGGTCGCTGCCCTGACCGGCGCGATCGCCGACCTGACCGCGTTCGCCGACGCGGTCGACCACGCGCTGCCCGACGGCATCACCGTCGAACGCCTCGGCCCGCTGCCGCTCGACGGCGGCCCCGGAGCGCCCGAGGGCGGCGCACGCCTGCTGCTGCGCGCCCCGCTGGCGCACGGTCCGGCCGCGGCACGCGCGGTGATGGCCGCCCGCGCCGGCCGCAGCGCCCGCAAGACCCCCGGCACCGTCACCGTGCGGGTCGACCCGAGCGGTGCACTGCTTTAG
- the rpe gene encoding ribulose-phosphate 3-epimerase — translation MLIAPSILSADFANLQRDLDRIANADWAHVDVMDYHFVPNLTLGLPVVESLLKVSPIPLDCHLMIDDPDRWAPSYAEAGAQSVTFHIEASKEPRKLAADLRAAGARAAMALKPATPFAPYEELLDSLDMVLVMTVEPGFGGQTFMADQLPKVQQVREAVQRRGGEVWVQVDGGVSATTIEQCAEAGADVFVAGSAVYGAEDAAAAVDELRELAKGCAAHA, via the coding sequence ATGCTGATCGCCCCGAGCATCCTGTCCGCCGACTTCGCCAACCTGCAGCGCGACCTGGACCGGATCGCCAACGCCGACTGGGCGCACGTCGACGTCATGGACTACCACTTCGTGCCCAACCTCACGCTGGGGCTGCCGGTCGTCGAGTCGCTGCTGAAGGTGTCGCCGATCCCGCTCGACTGTCACCTGATGATCGACGACCCCGACCGGTGGGCACCGTCATACGCCGAGGCGGGGGCGCAGAGCGTCACCTTCCACATCGAGGCGTCCAAGGAGCCGCGCAAGCTTGCCGCCGACCTGCGGGCGGCGGGTGCCCGGGCGGCGATGGCGCTGAAGCCGGCGACGCCGTTCGCGCCCTACGAGGAACTGCTCGACAGCCTCGACATGGTGCTGGTGATGACCGTCGAGCCGGGCTTCGGCGGCCAGACGTTCATGGCCGACCAGTTGCCGAAGGTGCAGCAGGTGCGGGAGGCCGTGCAGCGGCGCGGCGGTGAGGTCTGGGTGCAGGTCGACGGCGGCGTGTCGGCTACCACGATCGAGCAGTGCGCCGAGGCCGGCGCCGACGTCTTCGTGGCCGGTTCGGCCGTGTATGGCGCCGAGGACGCGGCCGCCGCGGTCGACGAGCTGCGGGAGCTCGCGAAGGGTTGCGCCGCGCACGCCTGA
- a CDS encoding riboflavin synthase, which translates to MFTGIVEELGTIESLELQGDSATLRVAARTVLEDAEHGASIAVNGVCLTVVDFDDTHFGVDVMAETLDRSSLGSLRPGAPVNLERAMRADGRLGGHIVQGHVDGTAALVSRTEREHWTEVVFALPTSLAPYVVEKGSVALDGVSLTVAAVTADTFTVCLIPTTLALTTLGSREPGDVVNVEVDVLAKYVERLVATGRVAQEAGRA; encoded by the coding sequence ATGTTCACCGGCATCGTCGAAGAACTCGGCACCATCGAAAGCCTTGAGCTGCAAGGTGACTCGGCAACTCTGCGCGTCGCGGCCAGGACCGTCCTGGAGGACGCGGAGCACGGCGCGTCGATCGCGGTCAACGGCGTCTGCCTGACCGTGGTCGACTTCGACGACACCCACTTCGGCGTCGACGTGATGGCCGAGACGCTCGACCGCAGCAGTCTCGGCAGTCTGCGACCGGGCGCACCGGTCAACCTGGAGCGCGCGATGCGGGCCGACGGACGCCTCGGCGGCCACATCGTCCAGGGTCACGTCGACGGCACGGCGGCGCTGGTGTCCCGCACCGAGCGCGAGCACTGGACCGAGGTGGTCTTCGCCCTGCCGACGAGTCTTGCGCCATACGTGGTGGAGAAGGGGTCGGTCGCGCTGGACGGCGTGTCGCTGACGGTGGCCGCGGTCACCGCTGACACGTTCACCGTCTGTCTGATCCCGACCACGCTCGCGCTGACCACGCTCGGCAGCCGCGAGCCGGGTGACGTCGTCAACGTCGAGGTCGACGTGCTGGCCAAGTATGTCGAGCGGCTGGTCGCCACCGGCCGCGTGGCGCAGGAAGCGGGGCGTGCATGA
- a CDS encoding RsmB/NOP family class I SAM-dependent RNA methyltransferase — protein sequence MSENPSGGYRDAKGRQRPESRRHGAGKRTATRPADRRRGGDPARKVAWQVIRAVADGAYANLELPKALRTAELHGRDAGFATELTYGAIRMRGLYDAIIEFAAGRPVSQIDPPVLDTLRIGAHQILNMRVPAHAAASETVALAREVNGAGASGFVNAVLRRITERTREEWIAEVTAGRDRIDALAVEHSHPAWVVRALRGALRAGGITDDAELDTALVKLLEADNAPPAVSLVARPGLATVAELVEAGAEASTLSPVGATLPGGDPADIPAVRQTRAAVQDEGSQLVALALAAADATGTDAEEWLDLCAGPGGKAALLATLAAQQDSVLFVNEVSEHRTDLIRRTLSAAIDSGIEVMVGTGDGRELGAEEPDTYDKVLVDAPCTGLGALRRRPEARWRRTPADVTTLTRLQGELLGSALDAAKPGGLVAYVTCSPHVAETAEIVRAAVEDRDDVTVEDARPLFRDAAGEQVADLGDGPTVQLWPHVHNTDAMFFALLRKKIR from the coding sequence ATGAGTGAAAATCCGTCCGGCGGCTACCGCGACGCCAAGGGCCGGCAACGGCCGGAGTCACGTCGGCACGGCGCCGGCAAGCGCACCGCCACCAGACCGGCCGACCGCCGCCGTGGGGGCGACCCGGCGCGTAAGGTCGCCTGGCAGGTCATCCGGGCGGTCGCCGACGGCGCCTACGCCAACCTGGAGCTGCCCAAGGCGCTGCGCACCGCCGAGTTGCACGGCAGGGACGCCGGATTCGCGACCGAGCTGACCTACGGCGCCATCCGGATGCGCGGACTGTATGACGCGATCATCGAGTTCGCGGCCGGCCGACCGGTCAGCCAGATCGACCCGCCGGTGCTCGACACGCTGCGCATCGGCGCGCACCAGATCCTCAACATGCGGGTGCCCGCCCACGCGGCAGCGTCCGAGACGGTGGCGCTGGCACGCGAGGTCAACGGCGCGGGCGCGTCCGGCTTCGTCAACGCGGTGCTGCGCCGCATCACCGAGCGCACCCGTGAGGAGTGGATCGCCGAGGTCACCGCCGGGCGCGACCGCATCGACGCGCTCGCGGTCGAGCACTCCCATCCGGCGTGGGTGGTGCGCGCGCTGCGGGGCGCCCTGCGGGCCGGTGGGATCACCGACGACGCCGAGCTGGACACGGCGCTGGTGAAGCTCCTCGAGGCCGACAACGCCCCGCCGGCGGTGTCGCTCGTGGCCCGCCCGGGCCTGGCGACCGTGGCCGAGCTGGTGGAGGCCGGAGCCGAGGCGTCGACGCTGTCGCCGGTCGGCGCGACGCTGCCCGGTGGCGACCCGGCCGACATACCTGCGGTCCGGCAGACGCGCGCCGCCGTGCAGGACGAAGGGTCCCAGCTCGTCGCGCTCGCCCTCGCCGCGGCCGACGCGACCGGCACCGATGCCGAGGAGTGGCTCGACCTCTGTGCCGGCCCCGGGGGCAAGGCGGCGCTGCTGGCCACCCTTGCTGCCCAACAGGATTCGGTGCTGTTCGTCAACGAGGTGAGCGAGCACCGGACCGACCTGATCCGCCGCACGCTGTCCGCCGCCATCGACTCCGGCATCGAGGTGATGGTCGGCACCGGCGACGGGCGTGAGCTCGGCGCCGAGGAACCCGACACCTACGACAAGGTGCTCGTCGACGCGCCGTGCACCGGACTCGGCGCACTGCGCCGCCGCCCGGAGGCACGCTGGCGCCGCACGCCGGCGGACGTGACCACCCTGACCCGGCTGCAAGGCGAACTGCTCGGCTCCGCGCTCGACGCCGCCAAGCCCGGCGGCCTCGTCGCCTATGTCACCTGCAGCCCGCACGTCGCCGAGACCGCCGAGATCGTGCGCGCCGCCGTCGAAGATCGTGACGACGTCACCGTCGAGGACGCCCGGCCGCTCTTCCGGGACGCCGCGGGGGAGCAGGTCGCCGACCTCGGCGACGGGCCGACCGTGCAGCTCTGGCCGCACGTGCACAACACCGATGCGATGTTCTTCGCGTTGCTGCGCAAGAAGATTCGCTGA